A window of Argopecten irradians isolate NY chromosome 1, Ai_NY, whole genome shotgun sequence contains these coding sequences:
- the LOC138322634 gene encoding uncharacterized protein isoform X2, translated as MGDNPDVQFFHRLKKHGIDQKLSTTIVSSKKFTSEELEDWAITSLASLKTSDAINIIKNLKFTKKEGGSYKSKYLCSQINAFKKPSQGKEETSAQGHSGHQGHQGHQSKDRPHNQRDHGSARGGRTRGGNRGRNKPMPEVHTDQNYLKSNLDYLKGLSENAKGIQGFSSPGACAQNPKDNEEFQSSYTGQNQRGNRRGKRGAAKNQNSDEDSDSSIKSTPDPSTRRGGMNRRFGSTDVLSGNRGRGGGHGPRGGRGGNRGHHSSMVDVSNTDSNPSGRPPSANRGHGHSRGQGQGNRRGKGRDRGRHGGQNDDGINNNEEDEETNSDSDSDETDSISGSEASRSIVFGSQDLSMERINDFDNTKKRRRPRRKKSRSKSLNEEVQTYEDDRVDENQIFSYLVKSFGGFIKFDDFVRECDLIPSDLDVQKWFRFHKRRFKLFEKNGKILYISAFYRDVTICLGYNWLFGRMKSCSKTDCEHFHICKNYISGHCSFAESCRFSHSFRDANNLEHKKKLGLLEFSDKEMVIILGNRYPRICSEFLKTTSCSVGEDCPKLHICSLSLRGKCKKNAEDCPLGHSFETEHNKWVLKALEHFTWINGKAELLLKKVILVDRSLEAAGDETTEETEASGEELKSIADEIAALKKDPEIKKASSRANRFKSRNPDEDDDVLSFNMNQVQICDIGSSVESEAMEEPPSKEPEKSESPSKEPEKSKSSKGRTKRKSKPSKPEAIVEAPKTWLDDAAMDIPLCVKYMENNCPGRCPRGHHHYTTDVGMASYIWQIKHDDIWTNFRPEFSEEIEEGFCKNLEVIDAEILIDNHAAYMVHVCVSDARGMRGVVYEQDGVLLDDPQSLPVRRLSTQSYVEVKDKKPAFTTQWRWFWKDDTNQWQLFETKNFQITLERKYKYGQTTYLFTREDYRFKYRIDFRTFRQVNLETKKTRDLCRRPLFVSMEDIKNKKYPVGLEVVDPISKPPNFVPWDLSHGFELVELDRVTPEFKTLREKFFETLDNTRFDILYIYRVQNWKLYQDYEVRKKNMKKELQLDGQSHEVNEKFLFHGTDTMDTCRGICTNNFDFRTSGKNATMYGQGSYFAETSKYSNNYTRPGKNQERYMFRAKVLVGQYTKGQSSYKRPPERPGQTHTLYDSCVDNEANPSMYIIFERSQAYPEYLIAYREKSTFGFETGSTRARPATSHTPRIIATTTTAVTMTPSATPAPQPSASQAPIHKTYRQPVPVSPVSVAPDQPILYPSASSSEASATSANIDPLQYPTSYADHRSRIQSFPDDGRESRRRQDEILQHQYVVEDQLERKRRAHEYASNLAKQSEHVTPQQKKKDEGCVLQ; from the exons GATCGACCTCATAACCAGAGAGATCATGGTTCAGCTAGAGGTGGGAGGACCAGAGGAGGAAATAGAG GCAGAAATAAACCGATGCCAGAAGTTCACACTGATCAGAACTATCTTAAAAGCAATCTAGATTACCTGAAGGGTCTGTCAGAAAATGCTAAAGGAATCCAAGGTTTTTCCAGTCCAGGGGCCTGCGCTCAAAACCCAAAAGATAATGAAGAATTCCAATCCTCATATACAGGACAGAACCAAAGAGGGAATCGTAGAGGGAAGCGTGGGGCAGCAAAAAACCAAAACTCTGATGAGGATAGTGATAGCAGTATCAAAAGCACTCCTGACCCGTCAACAAGGAGGGGAGGAATGAACAGGAGATTTGGTAGTACGGATGTTCTGAGTGGTAACCGTGGTCGTGGTGGAGGCCATGGTCCCAGAGGAGGTAGAGGTGGAAATAGAGGGCACCACAGCAGTATGGTGGATGTCAGTAACACTGACAGCAACCCTTCTGGGCGACCACCTAGTGCCAACAGAGGGCACGGTCACAGCAGAGGCCAAGGTCAAGGTAACAGACGAGGTAAAGGTAGAGATCGAGGCAGACATGGTGGGCAAAATGATGATGGCATAAATAATAATGAAGAGGACGAGGAGACCAACTCCGATAGTGACAGTGATGAAACTGATAGTATTTCTGGGAGTGAGGCTTCAAGAAGTATTGTCTTTGGGAGTCAGGACCTTTCCATGGAGAGGATCAATGACTTTGATAACACAAAGAAGAGAAGAAGACCAAGACGAAAAAAGTCTCGgagtaaatctttaaatgaggAGGTTCAAACGTACGAAGATGATAGGGTTGATGAAAATCAGATCTTCAGCTATCTTGTTAAGAGCTTTGGTGGGTTCATCAAATTTGATGACTTTGTTAGGGAATGTGATCTAATCCCTTCCGACCTTGACGTTCAAAAATGGTTTCGATTTCACAAGCGAAGATTCAAATTGTTTGAAAAGAATGGGAAGATTCTATACATATCAGCTTTCTATCGCGATGTGACCATATGCCTTGGCTACAACTGGCTTTTTGGACGTATGAAGAGTTGTTCTAAGACAGACTGTGAGCATTTCcatatatgtaaaaattacaTCAGCGGACATTGTTCATTTGCCGAGTCATGTCGCTTCTCTCACAGTTTCAGAGATGCCAATAATTTGGAACACAAGAAGAAACTTGGTCTTCTGGAGTTCTCCGATAAGGAAATGGTTATAATACTTGGAAACAGATACCCAAGGATTTGCTCAGAATTTTTGAAGACTACTTCATGCTCAGTTGGAGAAGACTGCCCAAAACTGCACATCTGCAGTCTTAGTTTGCGTGGAAAATGCAAGAAGAACGCTGAAGACTGCCCCCTTGGTCATTCTTTCGAAACTGAACACAACAAGTGGGTCTTGAAGGCCTTGGAGCATTTTACCTGGATTAATGGAAAGGCTGAGTTACTACTGAAGAAAGTAATATTAGTTGACCGGTCATTGGAAGCAGCTGGTGATGAGACAACAGAGGAAACAGAGGCTTCGGGAGAAGAGCTGAAAAGTATTGCAGATGAAATTGCAGCTTTGAAAAAGGACCCAGAAATCAAGAAAGCTAGTTCCAGGGCCAACAGATTCAAATCTCGAAATcctgatgaggatgatgatgttctTTCATTCAATATGAATCAAGTACAAATTTGTGACATAGGTTCTTCTGTAGAATCAGAAGCAATGGAGGAACCTCCTTCAAAAGAACCAGAGAAATCAGAGTCTCCTTCAAAAGAACCAGAGAAATCAAAATCATCCAAAGGGAGAACCAAAAGGAAATCAAAACCAAGTAAGCCAGAGGCCATAGTTGAGGCTCCTAAAACTTGGTTGGATGATGCAGCTATGGATATCCCTCTCTGTGTGAAATACATGGAGAACAACTGCCCAGGTAGGTGTCCGAGAGGCCATCACCATTACACTACAGATGTTGGCATGGCTTCGTACATCTGGCAGATCAAACATGATGACATCTGGACAAATTTCCGACCTGAGTTCAGTGAGGAAATTgaggaaggtttctgcaaaaatCTTGAGGTCATTGATGCTGAG ATTTTGATTGATAACCATGCTGCCTATATGGTCCATGTATGTGTTAGTGATGCTAGGGGTATGAGGGGCGTGGTGTATGAACAAGATGGTGTTCTGCTGGACGATCCTCAGAGCCTTCCTGTACGACGTCTGTCCACACAATCCTATGTGGAGGTCAAGGATAAAAAACCAGCGTTTACCACACAGTGGAGGTGGTTCTGGAAGGATGACACCAACCAATGGCAACTGTTTGAAACT AAAAACTTCCAGATAACCCTTGAAAGGAAGTATAAGTATGGACAGACAACATACTTGTTTACCAGGGAAGATTATCGATTCAAATACAGGATTGACTTCAGAACATTCCGTCAGGTGAATCTGGAGACAAAGAAGACAAGGGATCTCTGTCGTCGTCCATTATTTGTGTCCATGGAGgacatcaaaaacaaaaaata CCCAGTCGGTCTGGAAGTGGTGGACCCGATCAGTAAACCCCCAAACTTTGTACCATGGGATCTTTCTCATGGATTTGAACTGGTGGAGTTGGACCGAGTGACGCCTGAGTTTAAGACACTTCGGGAGAAGTTCTTTGAGACACTGGACAACACCCGCTTTGACATTCTGTACATCTACAGGGTGCAGAACTGGAAACTCTATCAGGACTATGAAGT GAGAAAGAAGAACATGAAGAAAGAACTTCAGTTGGATGGACAGAGCCATGAGGTAAATGAAAAGTTTCTCTTCCATGGAACTGATACCATGGACACATGCCGAGGAATCTGCACAAACAACTTTGACTTCCGCACGAGCGGTAAGAATGCTACAATGTATGGACAAGGTTCCTATTTTGCAGAAACAAGCAAATACAGTAACAACTACACAAGACCTGGCAAAAATCAAGAAAGATACATGTTTCGAGCAAAGGTCCTAGTTGGACAATACACGAAAGGTCAAAGCTCTTACAAGCGACCCCCGGAAAGGCCAGGCCAGACCCACACGTTGTATGACTCATGTGTGGACAATGAAGCTAATCCCAGtatgtatatcatatttgaAAGAAGCCAGGCCTATCCTGAATACCTGATAGCATACCGAGAAAAGAGTACTTTCGGCTTTGAAACAGGAAGCACCAGAGCTAGACCAGCAACTTCCCATACCCCAAGGATAATCGCCACTACTACTACAGCTGTGACTATGACTCCATCAGCAACACCAGCTCCTCAACCATCTGCATCACAAGCTcctatacataaaacatataggCAACCAGTTCCGGTTTCACCTGTTTCAGTCGCACCAGATCAGCCTATCTTGTATCCATCCGCGTCTAGCTCAGAAGCCTCAGCCACTTCAGCAAATATCGATCCCTTACAATATCCTACTTCTTATGCAGATCATCGTAGCAGAATTCAGTCTTTTCCTGACGATGGCAGGGAAAGTCGCAGAAGGCAGGATGAGATATTGCAACACCAGTATGTGGTTGAAGACCAGCTGGAGCGGAAACGCAGGGCCCACGAATATGCTTCAAATCTGGCAAAGCAGTCAGAGCATGTGACTCCACAGCAGAAGAAAAAGGATGAAGGCTGTGTGCTCCAGTAG
- the LOC138322634 gene encoding uncharacterized protein isoform X1, whose protein sequence is MGDNPDVQFFHRLKKHGIDQKLSTTIVSSKKFTSEELEDWAITSLASLKTSDAINIIKNLKFTKKEGGSYKSKYLCSQINAFKKPSQGKEETSAQGHSGHQGHQGHQSKDRPHNQRDHGSARGGRTRGGNRGSGPPNCSEPPNYGGPPNYVGPPNYCGPPNYPPPQFMQPPPGGGLLQTPPQGPRFSNNGVKRGGDNPIPSLFSAPMTPPRHIHPFPNRSQQNADNFKYTQGRNKPMPEVHTDQNYLKSNLDYLKGLSENAKGIQGFSSPGACAQNPKDNEEFQSSYTGQNQRGNRRGKRGAAKNQNSDEDSDSSIKSTPDPSTRRGGMNRRFGSTDVLSGNRGRGGGHGPRGGRGGNRGHHSSMVDVSNTDSNPSGRPPSANRGHGHSRGQGQGNRRGKGRDRGRHGGQNDDGINNNEEDEETNSDSDSDETDSISGSEASRSIVFGSQDLSMERINDFDNTKKRRRPRRKKSRSKSLNEEVQTYEDDRVDENQIFSYLVKSFGGFIKFDDFVRECDLIPSDLDVQKWFRFHKRRFKLFEKNGKILYISAFYRDVTICLGYNWLFGRMKSCSKTDCEHFHICKNYISGHCSFAESCRFSHSFRDANNLEHKKKLGLLEFSDKEMVIILGNRYPRICSEFLKTTSCSVGEDCPKLHICSLSLRGKCKKNAEDCPLGHSFETEHNKWVLKALEHFTWINGKAELLLKKVILVDRSLEAAGDETTEETEASGEELKSIADEIAALKKDPEIKKASSRANRFKSRNPDEDDDVLSFNMNQVQICDIGSSVESEAMEEPPSKEPEKSESPSKEPEKSKSSKGRTKRKSKPSKPEAIVEAPKTWLDDAAMDIPLCVKYMENNCPGRCPRGHHHYTTDVGMASYIWQIKHDDIWTNFRPEFSEEIEEGFCKNLEVIDAEILIDNHAAYMVHVCVSDARGMRGVVYEQDGVLLDDPQSLPVRRLSTQSYVEVKDKKPAFTTQWRWFWKDDTNQWQLFETKNFQITLERKYKYGQTTYLFTREDYRFKYRIDFRTFRQVNLETKKTRDLCRRPLFVSMEDIKNKKYPVGLEVVDPISKPPNFVPWDLSHGFELVELDRVTPEFKTLREKFFETLDNTRFDILYIYRVQNWKLYQDYEVRKKNMKKELQLDGQSHEVNEKFLFHGTDTMDTCRGICTNNFDFRTSGKNATMYGQGSYFAETSKYSNNYTRPGKNQERYMFRAKVLVGQYTKGQSSYKRPPERPGQTHTLYDSCVDNEANPSMYIIFERSQAYPEYLIAYREKSTFGFETGSTRARPATSHTPRIIATTTTAVTMTPSATPAPQPSASQAPIHKTYRQPVPVSPVSVAPDQPILYPSASSSEASATSANIDPLQYPTSYADHRSRIQSFPDDGRESRRRQDEILQHQYVVEDQLERKRRAHEYASNLAKQSEHVTPQQKKKDEGCVLQ, encoded by the exons GATCGACCTCATAACCAGAGAGATCATGGTTCAGCTAGAGGTGGGAGGACCAGAGGAGGAAATAGAGGTAGTGGACCTCCTAATTGTAGTGAACCTCCTAATTATGGTGGACCTCCTAATTATGTTGGACCTCCCAATTATTGTGGACCTCCCAACTATCCACCACCACAGTTTATGCAACCCCCACCTGGTGGAGGCCTACTCCAGACTCCCCCTCAGGGGCCCCGATTTTCAAACAATGGCGTAAAAAGAGGAGGAGATAATCCTATCCCATCCCTGTTTTCCGCTCCAATGACTCCTCCTAGACATATTCATCCTTTCCCCAACAGATCCCAGCAGAATGCAGACAACTTTAAATACACGCAAG GCAGAAATAAACCGATGCCAGAAGTTCACACTGATCAGAACTATCTTAAAAGCAATCTAGATTACCTGAAGGGTCTGTCAGAAAATGCTAAAGGAATCCAAGGTTTTTCCAGTCCAGGGGCCTGCGCTCAAAACCCAAAAGATAATGAAGAATTCCAATCCTCATATACAGGACAGAACCAAAGAGGGAATCGTAGAGGGAAGCGTGGGGCAGCAAAAAACCAAAACTCTGATGAGGATAGTGATAGCAGTATCAAAAGCACTCCTGACCCGTCAACAAGGAGGGGAGGAATGAACAGGAGATTTGGTAGTACGGATGTTCTGAGTGGTAACCGTGGTCGTGGTGGAGGCCATGGTCCCAGAGGAGGTAGAGGTGGAAATAGAGGGCACCACAGCAGTATGGTGGATGTCAGTAACACTGACAGCAACCCTTCTGGGCGACCACCTAGTGCCAACAGAGGGCACGGTCACAGCAGAGGCCAAGGTCAAGGTAACAGACGAGGTAAAGGTAGAGATCGAGGCAGACATGGTGGGCAAAATGATGATGGCATAAATAATAATGAAGAGGACGAGGAGACCAACTCCGATAGTGACAGTGATGAAACTGATAGTATTTCTGGGAGTGAGGCTTCAAGAAGTATTGTCTTTGGGAGTCAGGACCTTTCCATGGAGAGGATCAATGACTTTGATAACACAAAGAAGAGAAGAAGACCAAGACGAAAAAAGTCTCGgagtaaatctttaaatgaggAGGTTCAAACGTACGAAGATGATAGGGTTGATGAAAATCAGATCTTCAGCTATCTTGTTAAGAGCTTTGGTGGGTTCATCAAATTTGATGACTTTGTTAGGGAATGTGATCTAATCCCTTCCGACCTTGACGTTCAAAAATGGTTTCGATTTCACAAGCGAAGATTCAAATTGTTTGAAAAGAATGGGAAGATTCTATACATATCAGCTTTCTATCGCGATGTGACCATATGCCTTGGCTACAACTGGCTTTTTGGACGTATGAAGAGTTGTTCTAAGACAGACTGTGAGCATTTCcatatatgtaaaaattacaTCAGCGGACATTGTTCATTTGCCGAGTCATGTCGCTTCTCTCACAGTTTCAGAGATGCCAATAATTTGGAACACAAGAAGAAACTTGGTCTTCTGGAGTTCTCCGATAAGGAAATGGTTATAATACTTGGAAACAGATACCCAAGGATTTGCTCAGAATTTTTGAAGACTACTTCATGCTCAGTTGGAGAAGACTGCCCAAAACTGCACATCTGCAGTCTTAGTTTGCGTGGAAAATGCAAGAAGAACGCTGAAGACTGCCCCCTTGGTCATTCTTTCGAAACTGAACACAACAAGTGGGTCTTGAAGGCCTTGGAGCATTTTACCTGGATTAATGGAAAGGCTGAGTTACTACTGAAGAAAGTAATATTAGTTGACCGGTCATTGGAAGCAGCTGGTGATGAGACAACAGAGGAAACAGAGGCTTCGGGAGAAGAGCTGAAAAGTATTGCAGATGAAATTGCAGCTTTGAAAAAGGACCCAGAAATCAAGAAAGCTAGTTCCAGGGCCAACAGATTCAAATCTCGAAATcctgatgaggatgatgatgttctTTCATTCAATATGAATCAAGTACAAATTTGTGACATAGGTTCTTCTGTAGAATCAGAAGCAATGGAGGAACCTCCTTCAAAAGAACCAGAGAAATCAGAGTCTCCTTCAAAAGAACCAGAGAAATCAAAATCATCCAAAGGGAGAACCAAAAGGAAATCAAAACCAAGTAAGCCAGAGGCCATAGTTGAGGCTCCTAAAACTTGGTTGGATGATGCAGCTATGGATATCCCTCTCTGTGTGAAATACATGGAGAACAACTGCCCAGGTAGGTGTCCGAGAGGCCATCACCATTACACTACAGATGTTGGCATGGCTTCGTACATCTGGCAGATCAAACATGATGACATCTGGACAAATTTCCGACCTGAGTTCAGTGAGGAAATTgaggaaggtttctgcaaaaatCTTGAGGTCATTGATGCTGAG ATTTTGATTGATAACCATGCTGCCTATATGGTCCATGTATGTGTTAGTGATGCTAGGGGTATGAGGGGCGTGGTGTATGAACAAGATGGTGTTCTGCTGGACGATCCTCAGAGCCTTCCTGTACGACGTCTGTCCACACAATCCTATGTGGAGGTCAAGGATAAAAAACCAGCGTTTACCACACAGTGGAGGTGGTTCTGGAAGGATGACACCAACCAATGGCAACTGTTTGAAACT AAAAACTTCCAGATAACCCTTGAAAGGAAGTATAAGTATGGACAGACAACATACTTGTTTACCAGGGAAGATTATCGATTCAAATACAGGATTGACTTCAGAACATTCCGTCAGGTGAATCTGGAGACAAAGAAGACAAGGGATCTCTGTCGTCGTCCATTATTTGTGTCCATGGAGgacatcaaaaacaaaaaata CCCAGTCGGTCTGGAAGTGGTGGACCCGATCAGTAAACCCCCAAACTTTGTACCATGGGATCTTTCTCATGGATTTGAACTGGTGGAGTTGGACCGAGTGACGCCTGAGTTTAAGACACTTCGGGAGAAGTTCTTTGAGACACTGGACAACACCCGCTTTGACATTCTGTACATCTACAGGGTGCAGAACTGGAAACTCTATCAGGACTATGAAGT GAGAAAGAAGAACATGAAGAAAGAACTTCAGTTGGATGGACAGAGCCATGAGGTAAATGAAAAGTTTCTCTTCCATGGAACTGATACCATGGACACATGCCGAGGAATCTGCACAAACAACTTTGACTTCCGCACGAGCGGTAAGAATGCTACAATGTATGGACAAGGTTCCTATTTTGCAGAAACAAGCAAATACAGTAACAACTACACAAGACCTGGCAAAAATCAAGAAAGATACATGTTTCGAGCAAAGGTCCTAGTTGGACAATACACGAAAGGTCAAAGCTCTTACAAGCGACCCCCGGAAAGGCCAGGCCAGACCCACACGTTGTATGACTCATGTGTGGACAATGAAGCTAATCCCAGtatgtatatcatatttgaAAGAAGCCAGGCCTATCCTGAATACCTGATAGCATACCGAGAAAAGAGTACTTTCGGCTTTGAAACAGGAAGCACCAGAGCTAGACCAGCAACTTCCCATACCCCAAGGATAATCGCCACTACTACTACAGCTGTGACTATGACTCCATCAGCAACACCAGCTCCTCAACCATCTGCATCACAAGCTcctatacataaaacatataggCAACCAGTTCCGGTTTCACCTGTTTCAGTCGCACCAGATCAGCCTATCTTGTATCCATCCGCGTCTAGCTCAGAAGCCTCAGCCACTTCAGCAAATATCGATCCCTTACAATATCCTACTTCTTATGCAGATCATCGTAGCAGAATTCAGTCTTTTCCTGACGATGGCAGGGAAAGTCGCAGAAGGCAGGATGAGATATTGCAACACCAGTATGTGGTTGAAGACCAGCTGGAGCGGAAACGCAGGGCCCACGAATATGCTTCAAATCTGGCAAAGCAGTCAGAGCATGTGACTCCACAGCAGAAGAAAAAGGATGAAGGCTGTGTGCTCCAGTAG